From Amycolatopsis sp. YIM 10, the proteins below share one genomic window:
- the crgA gene encoding cell division protein CrgA: MPKSKVRKKTAYTPPADRRTPVKVRAAGPSPMIYKIVMFGLMLLGLAWLVVNYLASDKIAFMTELGNWNFAIGFALMISGLLMTMKWR; the protein is encoded by the coding sequence ATGCCCAAGTCCAAGGTCCGCAAGAAGACCGCCTACACCCCGCCTGCCGACCGGCGCACGCCGGTGAAGGTGCGGGCGGCCGGTCCGTCGCCCATGATCTACAAGATCGTGATGTTCGGCCTCATGCTGCTGGGGCTGGCCTGGCTCGTGGTGAACTACCTCGCCAGCGACAAGATCGCCTTCATGACCGAGCTGGGCAACTGGAACTTCGCGATCGGTTTCGCGCTGATGATCTCCGGTCTGCTGATGACGATGAAGTGGCGTTGA
- a CDS encoding class E sortase → MVRTSGEVLITLGIVVLLFVTYELVVTDWFSAEKQAKAEATLDDRWAEPQRQLHLDPADGEAFARLYIPAFGPDYRFTVQEGVGAAALEVGPGHYKGTAWPGEPGNFAVAGHRVGKGAPFNDLDLLNSCDAIVVETASDFFVYRMLPKPEELDGWAEGRGRDPKCVGVPTLRDVPDYEETVGRRIVTPDRGDAVAPVPYRADSVTPPAMRAPLVTLTTCHPQFSDRERLVIHGALVKQLAKAPGAGYPELLKAIGEA, encoded by the coding sequence GTGGTTCGCACGTCCGGTGAAGTTTTGATAACGCTCGGTATTGTCGTGCTGCTCTTCGTGACCTACGAGCTGGTGGTGACCGACTGGTTCTCCGCGGAGAAGCAGGCGAAGGCGGAAGCCACGCTCGACGACCGGTGGGCCGAGCCGCAGCGGCAACTGCACCTGGACCCCGCCGACGGCGAGGCGTTCGCACGCCTCTACATCCCGGCGTTCGGCCCGGACTACCGGTTCACCGTGCAGGAGGGCGTCGGCGCGGCCGCGCTGGAGGTCGGCCCAGGCCATTACAAGGGCACCGCCTGGCCGGGCGAGCCGGGCAACTTCGCGGTCGCCGGGCACCGGGTCGGCAAGGGTGCCCCGTTCAACGACCTCGACCTGCTGAACTCGTGCGACGCGATCGTGGTCGAGACGGCGTCGGACTTCTTCGTCTACCGGATGCTGCCGAAGCCGGAGGAGCTGGACGGCTGGGCCGAAGGCCGTGGCCGCGACCCGAAGTGCGTCGGCGTGCCGACGCTGCGGGACGTGCCCGACTACGAGGAGACCGTCGGCCGCCGGATCGTCACCCCGGATCGCGGGGACGCGGTCGCGCCGGTGCCGTACCGGGCGGACAGCGTCACCCCGCCCGCGATGCGCGCCCCGCTGGTCACGCTGACCACCTGCCACCCGCAGTTCTCCGACCGGGAACGGCTGGTCATCCACGGCGCGCTGGTCAAACAGCTGGCCAAGGCGCCGGGCGCGGGGTATCCGGAACTGCTCAAGGCGATCGGGGAAGCGTGA